The Salinibacterium sp. M195 genome includes a window with the following:
- a CDS encoding DUF2130 domain-containing protein → MHEITCPHCHKAFTIDEAGYADIVKQVRDSEFEGALHERLELAESAKKAEIELAEARVATALQVEAAKKDAAIQELTAKLDSGAVAQKLAVSEALSAVQGERDALANELEKAKRERETAAELSEAKRLSELHQATAAKELEIHELKSKLQASDSEQKLALSAAVGAVEKERDGLKGSLERVELEMKLVETSMKDKYETQIKDRDDAIERLRDMKARLSTKMVGETLEQHCETTFNQIRATAFPRAYFEKDNDARSGSKGDYIFKEADESGTEIVSIMFEMKNESDTTASKHKNEDFLKELDKDRTEKGCEYAVLVSLLESDNELYNSGIVDMSHRFPKMYVVRPQFFLPMITVLRNAALNSLKYKSELALVKAQSIDVTNFEEELDSFKTGFARNFDLASRKFQTAIDEIDKSIDHLQKTREALLGTNRNLRLANDKAQDVTIKKLTRGNPTMTKKFSDLGESHVAD, encoded by the coding sequence ATGCACGAGATCACCTGCCCGCACTGCCATAAGGCTTTCACTATCGATGAGGCTGGCTATGCCGACATCGTGAAGCAGGTCCGCGACAGCGAGTTCGAGGGCGCCCTCCATGAGCGGCTTGAGCTAGCCGAGAGCGCGAAAAAGGCGGAGATAGAACTCGCTGAGGCCAGAGTCGCGACGGCACTACAGGTGGAAGCAGCGAAGAAGGATGCGGCTATTCAGGAGTTGACCGCGAAACTCGATTCCGGCGCAGTAGCGCAGAAACTTGCTGTTTCAGAAGCGCTGAGCGCAGTGCAGGGGGAGCGGGATGCTCTCGCGAATGAGCTAGAGAAGGCCAAGCGAGAGCGGGAGACAGCCGCCGAACTTTCTGAGGCCAAGCGTCTGAGTGAGCTTCATCAGGCCACGGCAGCGAAAGAGCTGGAGATTCACGAGTTGAAGTCGAAGCTTCAGGCAAGTGACTCCGAACAGAAGCTCGCACTGTCAGCAGCGGTCGGCGCCGTGGAGAAGGAGCGTGATGGGCTCAAGGGCAGTCTTGAGCGGGTAGAGCTTGAGATGAAGCTCGTAGAAACGTCGATGAAAGATAAGTACGAGACGCAGATCAAGGACCGCGATGACGCGATCGAGCGCCTGCGCGACATGAAAGCTCGGCTCTCGACCAAGATGGTCGGGGAGACGCTCGAGCAGCACTGTGAGACGACGTTCAATCAGATCCGTGCCACGGCATTCCCACGCGCCTACTTTGAGAAAGACAACGACGCTCGAAGCGGCAGCAAGGGTGACTACATTTTCAAAGAAGCGGATGAGTCGGGCACCGAGATCGTGTCGATCATGTTCGAAATGAAGAATGAATCTGACACGACCGCGTCTAAACACAAGAACGAGGACTTCCTGAAAGAGCTCGACAAGGACCGCACCGAGAAAGGCTGCGAATACGCGGTTCTGGTGTCTCTGCTTGAGTCAGACAACGAACTCTACAACTCGGGCATCGTCGATATGTCGCACCGATTCCCGAAGATGTATGTTGTTCGGCCGCAGTTCTTCTTACCGATGATCACGGTGCTCCGAAACGCTGCGCTGAACTCGCTGAAGTACAAGTCAGAACTCGCACTCGTGAAGGCTCAGAGCATCGATGTCACGAATTTCGAGGAAGAACTCGACTCCTTCAAGACGGGATTCGCACGCAACTTTGACCTCGCTTCCCGCAAATTTCAGACCGCAATCGACGAGATCGACAAATCGATCGACCATTTGCAGAAGACACGGGAGGCGCTTCTCGGAACGAACCGTAACCTTCGACTCGCCAACGACAAAGCGCAAGATGTCACCATCAAGAAACTGACGCGCGGTAACCCCACGATGACGAAGAAGTTTTCTGACCTCGGTGAATCACACGTCGCTGATTAG
- a CDS encoding cation:proton antiporter gives MHETTQLLIEVGALLLVLSVLGRVAARFGFSAIPLYLLAGLAVGEGGLLPLQASEEFFVVGSQIGVILLLAMLGLEYSAEELMSNLKTSRLSGILDGVFNAIPGALFAILLGWEPAAVVALAGVTWVSSSGVIAKVVRDLGRLGNRETPVILSILVMEDLAMAFYLPVLSALVIGAGLLQGAITVAIAVAVVVTILYVALRHGRFLSRLLPDKNAEALLLGVVGLTMLVAGLAEGVNVSAAVGAFLVGIAISGPVAHQSAQLITPLRDLFAAVFFVFFGISTSPADIIPVLLPAFGLAVLTIGTKTFSGYRAAKRAGIAAPGRWRTGLALTPRGEFSIVIAGLAVGAGIEPMLAPLATAYVLMTIVAGPLLARVPDTAWFKARVRKPTAAPPTTPVTTR, from the coding sequence ATGCACGAGACGACGCAGCTACTTATCGAGGTTGGCGCTCTCCTGCTCGTGCTTAGTGTGCTTGGCAGAGTTGCCGCACGCTTCGGTTTTTCGGCGATCCCGCTGTACCTGCTCGCCGGTCTCGCCGTCGGTGAAGGCGGACTTCTTCCGCTCCAAGCCAGCGAAGAGTTCTTCGTGGTCGGGTCGCAAATTGGCGTGATTCTGCTGCTTGCCATGTTGGGCCTTGAGTACTCCGCAGAAGAGCTCATGTCGAACCTCAAGACATCTCGACTTTCTGGCATCTTGGATGGCGTATTCAACGCCATCCCCGGCGCTCTCTTTGCGATCTTGTTGGGCTGGGAGCCCGCCGCGGTTGTTGCTCTCGCTGGAGTGACGTGGGTGTCGTCCTCCGGGGTTATCGCCAAGGTAGTACGAGATCTAGGTCGCCTCGGTAACCGCGAGACTCCGGTAATTCTGTCAATTTTGGTGATGGAAGACCTCGCCATGGCGTTCTACCTGCCGGTGTTGTCCGCGCTCGTTATCGGGGCTGGGCTACTGCAAGGGGCCATTACTGTGGCGATTGCCGTTGCTGTCGTTGTCACCATCCTCTACGTTGCACTGCGCCACGGACGCTTCCTGTCGCGGCTGCTTCCCGACAAGAATGCGGAAGCACTCTTGCTCGGCGTTGTGGGGCTCACCATGCTCGTCGCTGGCCTTGCCGAGGGCGTCAATGTCTCGGCCGCAGTCGGTGCCTTCCTCGTCGGCATTGCGATCTCCGGGCCAGTGGCTCACCAGTCCGCCCAGCTCATCACTCCCCTGCGCGATCTGTTCGCCGCCGTCTTCTTTGTCTTCTTCGGGATCTCGACCTCGCCAGCAGACATCATTCCCGTGCTGCTTCCCGCCTTTGGACTCGCAGTGCTGACGATCGGCACAAAAACCTTCTCCGGCTATAGGGCCGCGAAGCGCGCCGGGATCGCCGCGCCCGGTCGTTGGCGCACCGGTTTAGCGCTCACGCCGCGTGGTGAATTCTCCATCGTGATCGCGGGGCTCGCAGTCGGTGCTGGCATCGAACCGATGCTCGCCCCGCTCGCCACCGCCTATGTACTCATGACGATCGTGGCCGGGCCGCTACTCGCTCGCGTACCCGACACAGCGTGGTTCAAGGCTCGGGTGCGCAAGCCGACCGCTGCGCCACCGACGACGCCGGTCACTACGCGCTAG
- a CDS encoding cation:proton antiporter regulatory subunit, with amino-acid sequence MGVRIERIDLPGFGVRNDVITTSGCRVSVVSLRSGERDLAFFNADDPDSNAASISLSDDEAAAIAEVLGSSLTLSRLSVLGEKAEGLFTEEISLPRGSGFVGHPMGDMKARTLTGASIVAIARDNDVIASPGPEVVYEPGDVIVAVGTRKGLDALSKLINSGPS; translated from the coding sequence GTGGGCGTAAGAATCGAACGAATTGACCTTCCCGGTTTTGGCGTGCGTAATGACGTCATCACCACGTCAGGATGCCGCGTCAGCGTGGTGTCGCTGCGGTCTGGAGAACGCGATCTCGCTTTCTTCAACGCGGATGACCCTGACTCGAATGCCGCGTCAATTTCTTTAAGCGATGACGAAGCTGCAGCCATTGCTGAAGTTCTCGGCTCATCACTCACGCTGAGCCGCTTGTCGGTGCTCGGCGAAAAGGCCGAGGGCCTATTCACGGAAGAGATTTCTCTTCCCCGTGGTTCTGGCTTTGTCGGCCACCCTATGGGCGACATGAAGGCCCGTACTCTCACGGGTGCATCGATCGTTGCTATCGCTCGCGACAATGATGTCATTGCGTCTCCTGGTCCCGAGGTTGTCTACGAGCCCGGTGACGTGATCGTCGCAGTCGGAACCCGCAAGGGTCTTGACGCGCTCAGCAAGCTCATCAATAGCGGCCCAAGCTAA
- a CDS encoding ferritin-like domain-containing protein produces the protein MAFDIDRYTSTSKKVQWGDLDFSEFQRNPLPDSTLRSLRYMADVEYHTVCYLRDLLVTPSHKEVDVSAFMTMWNREEFWHGEALAKVLGAHEVTLDYDELKATRLKLGWKDRLDPIKQSVLGNVIGKDFIAVHMIWGAANEWSAVAAYNRLADMEKHPVLSELLRRIAKQEARHVAFYATQARERLAKSKKAQVLARLALKGAWGPVGSSIMPAEEVTHVMGHLFSGQEGLREIRKLDEHISRMPGLEGLTIVETSMKKYGVAA, from the coding sequence ATGGCATTTGATATCGATCGCTATACGTCCACCTCGAAGAAGGTTCAGTGGGGCGACCTCGACTTCTCCGAGTTTCAGCGCAACCCGCTGCCTGATTCGACTCTTCGCAGCCTGCGCTACATGGCCGATGTCGAATATCACACGGTCTGCTACCTGCGCGATCTGCTTGTCACGCCCTCTCACAAGGAGGTTGATGTGAGCGCATTCATGACGATGTGGAACCGCGAAGAGTTCTGGCATGGCGAGGCCCTCGCCAAAGTCTTGGGGGCTCACGAAGTGACACTCGATTATGACGAGCTCAAGGCGACCCGCCTCAAACTGGGATGGAAGGACCGCCTTGATCCGATCAAGCAGTCCGTTCTGGGTAACGTCATTGGCAAGGATTTCATTGCCGTGCACATGATTTGGGGCGCCGCGAACGAGTGGTCGGCTGTCGCCGCCTACAACCGTCTCGCAGACATGGAAAAGCATCCGGTTCTGTCAGAATTGCTGCGCCGCATTGCTAAGCAAGAGGCACGTCACGTTGCCTTTTATGCGACTCAGGCCCGCGAGCGTTTAGCGAAGAGCAAGAAGGCCCAGGTTCTCGCTCGTCTCGCACTGAAGGGCGCGTGGGGGCCAGTGGGATCGAGCATCATGCCCGCCGAGGAAGTCACTCACGTGATGGGTCACCTTTTCTCTGGTCAGGAAGGTTTGCGCGAGATCCGCAAGCTCGACGAGCACATTTCGCGCATGCCCGGCCTTGAAGGCCTGACCATTGTGGAGACCTCCATGAAAAAGTACGGGGTTGCGGCTTAA